The DNA region GCTCGCCGATGAAGATCGACGGCTGGCTCTCGACCCGGTTGACGCCCAACCGCGTCGCCGCCCGTGCGCCGAGCACCACGACGCGGTCGGCCCGCTCGTCGTGGCCGGAGTCGAAGTAGCGGCCGGTCACCACCTGGCCACGGATGGCCTCGAGCAGGCCCGGGGTCGTGGCGACGACCTTCGGGGTGGCGAGCGTCGGCGCGGACGGGTCGTTGACCGGCACCGCCGTGATCGTCGCCTCGCCGATGTCGACCGAGCTGATGCCGCCGGCCGCCTCCACGCCGGCGATCCGCTCGAGCCGGTCCTCGACGTCCCACGGGATCCGGCCGACGGCGCGTTCGCCGCTCTGGGTTCGACTGGTCGCAGGCTGCACCACGACCTGGGTCGCGGCCACGGCGTCGAACTGGCGCGCGATCTGGCCGGCCGCGGTCTGCGCGAGCCCGACGGTCACCACCAGCGAGCCGATGCCGAGCACGGTGCCGATGATCGTCAGGACGAGCCGGCCGGGTCGGGCACCGATGCCGTGCGCGGCCTCGGCGACCAGGTCACGGATGCCGTACCGGTCGAGCGCGGCGCCGCGGGGGACGACGGACGACCGCCGCCGCCGTGCGCCCGGCAGTCGCAGCGACGCCGGGCGCCACCGTGGCAGCCACCGTGGCAGCCACCTCCTGCCCCGGGAGCGTGTGCGGGCTCCGCTGTCGGCGCCATCGGCGCCATCGACGACAGAGCCGTCCGCCGGGAGCGTGCCCTCGGTGCCCTCGTCGGCCGGACCTGCACCACGTGACCGGTTCAGCACGTTGGGCCAGGCCATCAGGCGACCTCGGTCAGGACGCCGTCGGCGATCCGGACCTGCCGCTGGGCGTGTGCCGAGACTGCGGCGTCGTGCGTGATGACCAGGAGCGTCAGACCGTCGCGGTGCAGCTCGTCGAACAGGTCCATCACGCCGGCCGACGTCGTGGAGTCCAGGTTCCCGGTCGGCTCGTCGGCCAGCAGCACGTGCGGCGACGCGATGACGGCACGGGCGATCGCCACCCGCTGGCGCTCACCCCCGGAGAGCACAGTCGGCATGAAGCTCAGGCGGTGGCTGAGTCCCACCCGTTCCAGCGCCGCGAGCGCCCGCTCCTTGCGCTCGGCCCGTGGGACACCGCTGTAGAGCGTGGCCAGGAGCACGTTGTCCATCACGGTGCGGTGCGGGAGCAGGTGGAACGACTGGAAGACGAAGCCGATCCGCCCGCCGCGCAGGGCCGAGCGGTCCTGCTCCGACGCGGTCCCGGTGGGCACGCCGTCGAGCAGGTAGTCACCCGACGTCGGACGGTCGAGCAGGCCAAGGATGTGCAGCAGCGTGGACTTGCCCGAACCCGACGGCCCGACGACGGACACGTACTCGCCGGTGTCCACCCGCAGGTTCGCCTGGCGCAACGCCTCGACCGGCGGGGTGCCGGGGAACGTGCGGGTCAGCGAGCGCAGCTCGATCACCGGGGACGGCACCGGGGTCGCCGCGGGCTCCTGTCCAGGGCTGTGGACGACGTCGATCAGGGTCATGCGTCGCCCGATTCGTCGGTGGTCGGCTCGGTCGTCGCGTCGTCCGTCGGCTCCTCGGTGTCGGCGTCCGTCTCATCGGTGCCCTGCTCGTCGGCCGCGCCACCGCCCGTGATGCCGATGACGACCCGGTCGCCCTCGGCGAGCTCCCCGTCGACGGCCGTGACCTCGACGAAGCCACCTGCGGCCAGGCCGGGCTCGACGGTGACGAGGGTCGACGCGTCGTCGTCGCCCAGGACCTCGACGCGGGCCTCACCGCCCGGACCGGCCGTCAGGGCTGCGGTCGGGACCGCGAGCACCTCGCCCTCGGTCGAGCTGACCGGGATCGTCATCCGGACGTTCGCGCCCTGCAGCTCGGCGCGCTGCTCCTCGGTCAGGGCATCGGGGACCACGACGACGCGCTTGCGGTCCGAGTCCTCCGACGCGGTGTCACCTGCGGCCGGCACGCCGACCGTCAGGACCGTGCCGGTCACGTCCTCGCCGCCGGGCAGCGTGATCGTCACCGGTGAGCCCTCGGCGATGAGGTCGGCGTCCGTCTGCGACACGTTCCCGGCGATCTGCAGGGTCGCACCCGAGACGCTCATCACGGCCGTGCCGGCGACTGTCGCACCCCGCTTGACGTTCACGGAGTCGACACGGCGCGGGGTGGCGCTGAGGTAGACGACCTCGCTCGAGGGCAGCGGGGTGATGACGTCCTGCTGGGCCTTGGCGAGGTCCTCGCGGGCGTCCGTGAGGGCTCGCTGGGCCGAGGTCAGGGCGGCCTGGGCGGCAGAGGTGTCGGGAGCGGCATTCGCCTCGTCGCGGGCCGCGATCGCCACGTTCATGGCGAACTCGAGTGACCTGACAGCCGAGTCACTGCAGTTCGGCGGATCGGTGCCCTCGGGGACCGGTGCGGCACAGCTGTCCAGGAGCTCGTGGTACGCGATGTATGCCAGGTCGGCGTCCTGCCGTGCTGCCAGCCGCTGCGACTGCAGAGTCCCGCCCTGCGGGTGGTCGACCTCCTGCCGTGCCGTCGTCACCTGCTCCTCGGCGCTGCGGACCATGTCCCGGGCGGCGTCGAGGGCGTCGTCGGCGTCCGCGCCGGCGGTGGGTGGTGCGTACCCGACCCGGTTGTACAGCTCGACGACCGCAGCGGCCGTCGCGGCGTCGTAGTCGTCGGACTCCGGGTCGCCCGCGTCGATGCCCAGGGCACCGAGCGCCGCCTTGAGCTGGAGCACGTCCGGCCCCGAGACCCCGACCCGCAGCGTCCGGTAGACCGGCAGCTCACCGGCCAGCAGGATGACCGGCCGGCCGGTCACCTCGAGCATCACGGCGCCGGCGTCGAGCGTTGCGCCCACCTCGGGGACCTGGCCCGTGACGATGGCGGCCCCGCCGAGGTCGCCGGTCTCGAGGGTGACGTTCACCGGGTCCTCGTAGATCGCGTCGCCGCGCAGCACGACGTCGTTGGCGAGCAGCCGCCGCTCGACCGGGACGGTGATCTGACCGGCCTCCGGCGGGGCCGCGTTCGCGGCGGCGTCGGCCGGCGAGATGATCAGGCGGCTCAGGCCGAGGCCGGCGCCGAGGCTGACCACCGCGGTGATCGCCATGATCCAGATCGTGCGGGTCGAGCCCGTCATCGTCGTCATCGTGCAAGGCCTCTCATGGCGTCGGCTCGGGGTGTTCTGGTGGTTCCCACCGGGTGGACCGGGCAGGCAGGTGGGCCGCTGGAGCGACCGTAGCGATCGTACGAACCAGGTAGATCACCCCACGGGATGACGCGCACGTCACGACGTCGCGACCGGGGGTGGACAACCATCTGCCTGACAGGTTGCGTCCCGCGCCCGGCCGGTGTGACGGCCAGGCGCGGGACGGCGCGCCGGCGGCTCAGCCCTTGGCGCCCGAGTCGGCCTGCGTGGACGCGAGCCAGGCGTCCAGCTCGTCCTTGTGCTGGTCGACGAAGTCCTGCTGGTACTCGATGTTGATGTCCTGCTGCGCCTTGGTGAGGTCGACCTCGTCCCGGCACGTGTAGTCGGCCACCGCCGTCTCGATCTCCTCGTCGGTGATGGCAGCGAGATCGTCCTGGATGCCCGCCTCGATCGCGGCGTAGTCCTCCTCGGTCCACTCCCCGTTCGGGTCCATGTCCGCGTAGGCGTCCTCGTAGATCGCGTTCGTCTTGTCGTAGATCAGGTTCTGGGCGTCCGCGGGCTCGGCCAGCCCCGCGTAGCCGGCGTCGGCCATGCAGGTGGCCCACTCGGCGTTGAGCTCGGTGATGCGCGGGTCGACCATGGCGGCCTCCCACATCGCGTTCATGTCCTCCTGGAGGGCGGCGAACTCGTCGTCGCCCCCGCCCATGCCCATGTCCCCGTAGACCTCGTTGGAGGCGCTGCCCTGGCAGCCGGCGTCCTCCCAGTTGTACTCGTACTCGGCCTCGGGGTCCGTCTCGTCGAAGTTCTGCACCCCGTACAGGGCTTCCCAGTAGGCCTGCTGCTCGGTCTCGGACATCGTCTCGACGTACTCCTGGTTGGGGTCGACGAACTCCTGCCCCTCCTCCTCCGGCAGCGGCTGCTCCTCACCCCCCGGGTTGGTCGTCGCGCCGTAGCCGTACTGCTCGGCGAACTCCAGGGTGTCCCACGGGATGTCCTCCGCATCCGCAGAGAGGGCCATGCCGCTGCTCTTGGACGAGTAGTCGACCGGGGTGTACTGGAAGCCGAGGTCGGCCATGCACTCGGCGGTGAGCTCCTCGACACGGATCATGTCCGCGTTGCCCTGCTCCTCGTCGTAGTCGCCGTACATCTGCTCGAAGTACTCGTCGAGCGGGCCGAGCTCCGGCTCCGCGGCGGACGCCGCGCCGTCGTCCTTCTCGCCGCCCGAACCGCAGCCGGCGAGGGTCAGGGCCAGGGCCGCGCAGGCTGCGGCCGCGACTGATGTCCGGGACGTGGAGATCTTCATCGATGTGCCTCTCGGGAAGGACGTGTGGCCGGTCTCGAAGCGAACGTACTGGCGGGCGGTCGTCGTGCAGATCGTCCTGCGGGATGACCTCTCGTACGGCCATGGTCGGATCTGCCCGGGCGGTGCGCAGACGACCCCAGCACTCATGACGTCCGGCGGCGACAAAACGTTGTGCCCCCGGAGCGCCATCGGCCCGGACGGGTCACTGGATGGTCGCTGTGACTGCACATGAGCAGCCAAGGGCCCACCGTAGCGCGCACCTGGAACCGCTCTCAGGGCATTTGAGTCACGGTTCCGTCACAGGTCGGCGGAGCCCGGCCCGGGCGAGGTCACGCGGTGCGGCCGGCAGCCTCCGCCGGGGTGGCGACGACGAACGCCGGCGCGGCGAGGCCGGCGTCGGCGAAGGCCGCGGCGACCGCTGCGGCGACCCGCCCGGTGTCGCCGGACCGGACCAGCGCGACCGCCGAGCCGCCGAACCCGCCGCCGACCATCCGGCCGCCGAGCGCGCCGGCGGCGAGGCACGAGTCGACGGCCAGGTCGAGCTCGCGGCAGCTGACCTCGTAGTCGTCGCGCAGCGAGACGTGCGCCGCCGTCAGGACCGGGCCGACCTGTTCGACCTGGTCGGCGTCCAGCAGGCGCACGACCTCCTCGACCCGGGCGATCTCGGTCACGACGTGCCGCACCCTGCGCGCCACGACGTCGGCCTGGTCGGCGAACTCCCCGGCCAGCCGGGCCAGCGCGGCGGGCAGGTCGGCGACGTCGCGCAGCGTGGCCACACCCAGTGCCCGCGCGGCCTGCTCGCACATCGCCCGACGGGCCGCGTACTGACCGTCGACCAGCTGGTGCTCGGCGCGGGTGTCGACGACCAGCAGGGCGAGGCCGTGCGCGGCGAGGTCGAACGGGATGTGGCGGGTCGAGCCGTCACGGACGTCGAGCAGCAGGGCGTGCCCGGCGGTGCAGCGCAGGGACGCGGACTGGTCCATGCCGCCGGTCGGTGCGCCGGCGATCTCGTTCTCCGCCCGGATGCACATGTCCGCGAGCGCTGCCCGGCCGCTGTCGTGGGCTGCCAGACCCAGGTCGTGCACCTCGTCGAGCGCAACCGCGACGGCGCACTCGAGCGCGGCGGAGGAGGAGAGACCGGCCCCGTAGGGGACGCACGAGTCCACCACGGCGTCGAACCCGCCGACCGGGTGG from Cellulomonas sp. KRMCY2 includes:
- a CDS encoding ABC transporter permease, giving the protein MAWPNVLNRSRGAGPADEGTEGTLPADGSVVDGADGADSGARTRSRGRRWLPRWLPRWRPASLRLPGARRRRSSVVPRGAALDRYGIRDLVAEAAHGIGARPGRLVLTIIGTVLGIGSLVVTVGLAQTAAGQIARQFDAVAATQVVVQPATSRTQSGERAVGRIPWDVEDRLERIAGVEAAGGISSVDIGEATITAVPVNDPSAPTLATPKVVATTPGLLEAIRGQVVTGRYFDSGHDERADRVVVLGARAATRLGVNRVESQPSIFIGERSYTVIGIIDDAKRRTDLLDAVIMPVGTARADFGLTGLEEAHATIAVGAGPVVGAQAGLALEPNNPENIDVQVPPSGSAVRQNVQADINAIFLALGGVALLVGGLGIANVTLLSVRERIGEIGLRRALGATRSNIGNQFLVESVVIGLLGGLIGAALGVGVVVAVSLAKEWTPILDTLVVIGAALLGGVIGLGAGTYPALKAAGIEPITALRGGT
- a CDS encoding ABC transporter ATP-binding protein; this translates as MTLIDVVHSPGQEPAATPVPSPVIELRSLTRTFPGTPPVEALRQANLRVDTGEYVSVVGPSGSGKSTLLHILGLLDRPTSGDYLLDGVPTGTASEQDRSALRGGRIGFVFQSFHLLPHRTVMDNVLLATLYSGVPRAERKERALAALERVGLSHRLSFMPTVLSGGERQRVAIARAVIASPHVLLADEPTGNLDSTTSAGVMDLFDELHRDGLTLLVITHDAAVSAHAQRQVRIADGVLTEVA
- a CDS encoding efflux RND transporter periplasmic adaptor subunit — protein: MTGSTRTIWIMAITAVVSLGAGLGLSRLIISPADAAANAAPPEAGQITVPVERRLLANDVVLRGDAIYEDPVNVTLETGDLGGAAIVTGQVPEVGATLDAGAVMLEVTGRPVILLAGELPVYRTLRVGVSGPDVLQLKAALGALGIDAGDPESDDYDAATAAAVVELYNRVGYAPPTAGADADDALDAARDMVRSAEEQVTTARQEVDHPQGGTLQSQRLAARQDADLAYIAYHELLDSCAAPVPEGTDPPNCSDSAVRSLEFAMNVAIAARDEANAAPDTSAAQAALTSAQRALTDAREDLAKAQQDVITPLPSSEVVYLSATPRRVDSVNVKRGATVAGTAVMSVSGATLQIAGNVSQTDADLIAEGSPVTITLPGGEDVTGTVLTVGVPAAGDTASEDSDRKRVVVVPDALTEEQRAELQGANVRMTIPVSSTEGEVLAVPTAALTAGPGGEARVEVLGDDDASTLVTVEPGLAAGGFVEVTAVDGELAEGDRVVIGITGGGAADEQGTDETDADTEEPTDDATTEPTTDESGDA
- the galK gene encoding galactokinase, whose translation is MTATWIEAWAPADGAARVRDAFEARFGAAPDGVWSAPGRVNVIGEHTDYNGGLCLPIALPHRTYVALRRRRATDGQDDVIRLASAQEASAGVVTVRLSDVAPGTVPGWAAYAAGVAWALRQAGHPVGGFDAVVDSCVPYGAGLSSSAALECAVAVALDEVHDLGLAAHDSGRAALADMCIRAENEIAGAPTGGMDQSASLRCTAGHALLLDVRDGSTRHIPFDLAAHGLALLVVDTRAEHQLVDGQYAARRAMCEQAARALGVATLRDVADLPAALARLAGEFADQADVVARRVRHVVTEIARVEEVVRLLDADQVEQVGPVLTAAHVSLRDDYEVSCRELDLAVDSCLAAGALGGRMVGGGFGGSAVALVRSGDTGRVAAAVAAAFADAGLAAPAFVVATPAEAAGRTA